From Corynebacterium frankenforstense DSM 45800, the proteins below share one genomic window:
- a CDS encoding glycosyltransferase, translating into MEIPPLNRENPTMAVIVTHHRAELLRNSLKVVADQTHRVERIIVVDNGNEEAVRDVVNQIAGDRGVYLPSRTNLGGGGGFAYGFLTALALGAGAVWCADDDGRPANEHVLEKLFDAAEAHGLHEVSPVVCNIDEPDRLAFPLRQGLTWKRRRSELEGDLVEGIASLFNGALISARAMEVIGVPDYRLFIRGDEVEYHRRLVRSGLSFGTALTTAYLHPDGSDEFRPILGGRMHTQYPDNENKRFFTYRNRGYLMNQPGMRRLLPQEYARFGWFFLVQRRDPKGFREWLRLHRLGRREHFERP; encoded by the coding sequence ATGGAGATCCCGCCGCTCAACCGCGAAAACCCGACGATGGCCGTCATCGTCACCCACCACCGCGCCGAACTGCTGCGCAACTCGCTGAAGGTCGTCGCGGACCAGACGCACCGCGTCGAGCGGATCATCGTCGTCGACAACGGCAATGAGGAAGCCGTGCGCGACGTCGTCAATCAGATCGCCGGGGACCGCGGGGTCTACCTGCCCAGCCGCACCAACCTCGGCGGCGGGGGCGGATTCGCCTACGGGTTCCTCACCGCGCTCGCGCTCGGCGCCGGCGCCGTGTGGTGCGCCGACGACGACGGCCGGCCCGCCAACGAGCACGTGCTGGAGAAGCTCTTCGACGCCGCCGAGGCCCACGGCCTGCACGAGGTCTCGCCCGTGGTGTGCAACATCGACGAGCCCGACCGCCTGGCCTTCCCGCTGCGCCAGGGGTTGACGTGGAAGCGGCGGCGCTCGGAGCTCGAGGGCGACCTGGTCGAGGGCATCGCCAGCCTCTTCAACGGCGCGCTGATCTCCGCGCGCGCCATGGAGGTCATCGGCGTCCCGGACTACCGGCTGTTCATCCGCGGCGACGAGGTCGAGTACCACCGCCGCCTGGTGCGCTCGGGGCTGTCCTTCGGCACCGCGCTGACCACGGCGTACCTGCACCCGGACGGCTCGGATGAGTTCCGGCCGATCCTCGGTGGGAGGATGCACACGCAGTACCCGGACAACGAGAACAAGCGCTTCTTCACCTACCGCAACCGCGGCTACCTGATGAACCAGCCGGGCATGCGCCGGCTGCTGCCGCAGGAGTACGCGCGCTTCGGCTGGTTCTTCCTGGTGCAGCGTCGCGACCCGAAGGGCTTCCGCGAGTGGCTGCGGCTGCACCGGCTGGGCCGGCGCGAGCACTTCGAGCGGCCCTAG
- a CDS encoding ABC transporter ATP-binding protein, producing MVSIDTHHACVDFPIFDAKTRSLKKAFLGAAGGAIGRNTDNVVVVEALKDVNLHLREGDRVGLVGHNGAGKSTLLRLLSGIYEPTRGSATVRGRVAPVFDLGVGMDPEISGYENIIIRGLFLGQTRRSMKRKMDEIAEFSELGEYLNMPLRTYSTGMRVRLALGVVTSIEPEILLLDEGIGAVDAAFMAKARVRLQEMVKRSGILVFASHSNDFLAQLCNTAVWINHGEVHRTGLVDEVVEAYEGPEAGAHMRRMVRQFQGEDAPVSVAPEDEEAHARALGLAIDDAASPAPGADTPAPGDEA from the coding sequence ATGGTTTCCATCGACACCCACCACGCGTGCGTGGACTTCCCGATCTTCGACGCGAAGACCCGCTCGCTGAAGAAGGCGTTCCTCGGCGCGGCCGGCGGCGCGATCGGCCGCAACACGGACAACGTGGTCGTCGTCGAGGCGCTCAAGGACGTCAACCTCCACCTGCGCGAGGGCGACCGCGTCGGGCTCGTCGGCCACAACGGCGCGGGCAAGTCGACGCTTCTGCGCCTGCTCTCGGGCATCTACGAGCCGACCCGCGGCTCGGCGACGGTGCGCGGCCGCGTCGCGCCGGTCTTCGACCTGGGCGTGGGCATGGACCCGGAGATCTCGGGTTACGAGAACATCATCATCCGCGGGCTCTTCCTGGGGCAGACGCGGCGGTCGATGAAGAGGAAGATGGACGAGATCGCGGAGTTCTCCGAGCTCGGCGAGTACCTCAACATGCCGCTGCGCACCTACTCGACCGGTATGCGCGTGCGCCTGGCGCTGGGCGTGGTGACCTCGATCGAGCCGGAGATCCTGCTTCTCGACGAGGGCATCGGCGCCGTCGACGCCGCCTTCATGGCCAAGGCGCGCGTGCGGCTGCAGGAGATGGTCAAGCGCTCGGGCATCCTGGTCTTCGCCTCGCACTCGAACGACTTCCTGGCGCAGCTGTGCAACACGGCGGTGTGGATCAACCACGGCGAGGTGCACCGCACGGGCCTGGTCGACGAGGTCGTCGAGGCCTACGAGGGCCCCGAGGCCGGCGCGCACATGCGCCGGATGGTCCGCCAGTTCCAGGGCGAGGACGCCCCCGTCTCCGTGGCGCCCGAGGACGAGGAGGCGCACGCCCGTGCGTTGGGCCTCGCGATTGACGACGCCGCGTCCCCCGCCCCGGGTGCGGACACACCCGCCCCCGGCGACGAGGCGTAG
- a CDS encoding ABC transporter permease — protein sequence MTSEPEGEAPASQSRTMKAAWADLVRGLGQHELWLLLGWQDIKQRYRRSVLGPLWITIATGVMALALGLLYSVLFKVPIAEFLPHVTVGLIMWGFISGCIKEGADIFIDNEGLIKQLPSALSVHVYRLVWKQTLFLAHNMVIWLILVLIFPRNLGWDLLLAIPAFALLIINGVWVAMFFGIVATRYRDISPLLEAGTQLLFYVTPIVWMTSTLQENMAEMGSRAKLAQLNPLYHYLEIVRAPLIGAPLPAYHWWIVIGFTVCGVILALIAMRQWRFRVSYWV from the coding sequence ATGACGTCGGAGCCCGAGGGTGAGGCCCCCGCCTCGCAGTCGCGCACGATGAAGGCCGCCTGGGCCGACCTGGTCCGGGGGCTCGGCCAGCATGAGCTGTGGCTCCTGCTGGGCTGGCAGGACATCAAGCAGCGCTACCGGCGCAGCGTGCTCGGCCCGCTGTGGATCACCATCGCCACCGGCGTCATGGCGCTCGCCCTCGGCCTGCTGTACTCGGTGCTGTTCAAGGTGCCGATCGCGGAGTTCCTGCCGCACGTGACCGTCGGCCTGATCATGTGGGGGTTCATCTCCGGGTGCATCAAGGAGGGCGCGGACATCTTCATCGACAACGAGGGGCTGATCAAGCAGCTGCCCTCGGCGCTGTCGGTGCACGTCTACCGCCTGGTGTGGAAGCAGACGCTCTTCCTGGCGCACAACATGGTCATCTGGCTGATCCTGGTGCTAATCTTCCCGCGCAACCTGGGCTGGGACCTGCTGCTGGCGATCCCGGCGTTCGCCCTGCTGATCATCAACGGGGTGTGGGTGGCGATGTTCTTCGGCATCGTGGCCACCCGCTACCGCGACATCTCCCCGCTGCTGGAGGCGGGCACGCAGCTGCTCTTCTACGTCACCCCGATCGTGTGGATGACCTCGACGCTGCAGGAGAACATGGCGGAGATGGGCTCGCGGGCCAAGCTCGCCCAGCTCAACCCGCTCTACCACTACCTGGAGATCGTCCGCGCGCCCCTGATCGGCGCCCCGCTGCCCGCCTACCACTGGTGGATCGTCATCGGGTTCACGGTCTGCGGCGTGATCCTGGCGCTGATCGCGATGCGGCAGTGGCGCTTCCGGGTCTCGTACTGGGTCTAG
- a CDS encoding aminotransferase class V-fold PLP-dependent enzyme produces the protein MVYDVAEVRGQYVSLGDGWTYLNAHDRPQIPERVAAGVARAFRTSAAPLPPTTGRVGSHTRTSGGGFEGELHLTAARLAVADLVGSSPEKVVLGSSLEQLYATLARAMRPMWRRGSSVLLTNLDRPELSHQLAAATDHVRWAQPDLGTGELPAYQYERLVEPGTRLVSLPAAHELLGTVTPVTEIVDAAHRAARLWVLVDATTYAAYRPVDMGEWGADIVGVDLARLGGPQLAALVFRDELMLRRLDPVDPAAERGTNRSLEFPVSEGLAGGVAPLVDHLASLAHPAGSGASGARGGSGARGGAGGPRRDRLVRSATEMAAYLRSLGRDLVTFIGSLPAVHILGVTGEVAQGARVDRVPRISFAVRGVPAETVHRRLLDNGLVTTVAPTGGLLSDMGADEVGGAVTVSLAPFNQSHDIEHLTRVVASLA, from the coding sequence ATGGTCTACGACGTCGCGGAGGTGCGCGGTCAGTACGTGTCGCTGGGTGACGGCTGGACGTACCTGAACGCGCACGACCGGCCCCAGATCCCCGAGCGGGTCGCCGCCGGGGTCGCGCGTGCCTTCCGCACGTCCGCCGCGCCCCTGCCGCCGACCACCGGGCGCGTCGGCTCGCACACGCGAACCAGCGGCGGCGGTTTCGAGGGCGAGCTGCACCTGACGGCCGCGCGTCTGGCCGTGGCCGATCTGGTCGGCTCCTCGCCGGAGAAGGTCGTGCTCGGCTCCAGCCTCGAGCAGCTCTACGCCACCCTCGCGCGCGCGATGCGGCCGATGTGGCGGCGCGGCTCGAGCGTGCTGCTGACCAACCTCGACCGGCCCGAGCTGAGCCACCAGCTCGCCGCGGCCACCGACCACGTGCGGTGGGCGCAGCCCGACCTGGGCACCGGGGAGCTGCCGGCCTACCAGTACGAGCGCCTGGTCGAGCCGGGCACCCGGCTGGTCTCCCTGCCCGCGGCCCACGAGCTTCTGGGCACCGTCACCCCGGTCACCGAGATCGTCGACGCCGCGCACCGTGCGGCCCGGCTGTGGGTGCTCGTCGACGCGACCACCTACGCGGCCTACCGCCCGGTGGACATGGGCGAGTGGGGCGCCGACATCGTCGGTGTGGACCTCGCGCGGCTGGGCGGGCCGCAGCTGGCGGCCCTGGTCTTCCGCGACGAGCTGATGCTGCGCCGCCTCGACCCGGTGGACCCGGCCGCCGAGCGCGGCACGAACCGCAGCCTCGAGTTCCCCGTCTCCGAGGGGCTGGCCGGCGGCGTCGCGCCGCTGGTGGACCACCTGGCCTCGCTGGCGCACCCGGCGGGCTCGGGTGCTTCCGGGGCGCGCGGCGGTTCCGGGGCGCGCGGTGGCGCCGGCGGGCCGCGGCGCGACCGGCTGGTGCGCTCGGCCACCGAGATGGCGGCCTACCTGCGTTCGCTGGGGCGCGACCTGGTGACCTTCATCGGTTCGCTGCCCGCGGTGCACATCCTGGGCGTGACCGGCGAGGTCGCGCAGGGGGCGCGGGTCGACCGGGTGCCGCGGATCTCCTTCGCGGTGCGCGGCGTGCCGGCCGAGACGGTGCACCGCCGGCTGCTGGACAACGGCCTGGTCACCACCGTCGCGCCGACGGGCGGGTTGCTCTCCGACATGGGTGCCGACGAGGTCGGCGGGGCCGTCACGGTCTCCCTGGCCCCGTTCAACCAGAGCCACGACATCGAGCACCTGACCCGCGTGGTCGCCTCGCTGGCTTAG
- a CDS encoding NAD(P)H-quinone oxidoreductase, producing the protein MKAITQKDLNDPTSLVLEDVADPVPGEGEILVKVHTAGVNRGDLLQARGHYPPPPGASEIIGMECSGTVVANDTGEGPAVGSEVGCLLAGGGYAELVAVPVGQTAPLPEGLSLAETGSIIEVACTAWSNLGMAAGLRPGTAEGKKVLVHGGSGGVGSFAVQMLHALGCEVAVTAGSAEKLEYCRELGASKLINYREQDFAEELKGWADVILDIMGAKYLKGNIRALAPDGQLVIIGMQGGTKAEINLAPLLPKRLSIHGTTLRARPVEGKAEIVADAVENVWPLIADGSITHRVHETFPLAEAAQAHAALDSGEVTGKLALRVTD; encoded by the coding sequence ATGAAGGCCATCACACAAAAGGACCTGAACGACCCGACCTCCCTCGTCCTCGAGGACGTCGCCGACCCGGTGCCCGGCGAGGGCGAGATCCTGGTCAAGGTGCACACCGCCGGGGTCAACCGCGGTGACCTGCTCCAGGCCCGCGGCCACTATCCGCCGCCGCCCGGGGCCTCCGAGATCATCGGCATGGAGTGCTCGGGCACCGTCGTCGCCAACGACACCGGCGAGGGCCCGGCGGTCGGCTCCGAGGTCGGCTGCCTGCTCGCCGGCGGCGGCTACGCGGAGCTGGTGGCCGTCCCGGTCGGTCAGACCGCGCCGCTTCCGGAGGGGCTGAGCCTGGCGGAGACGGGCTCGATCATAGAGGTCGCCTGCACCGCGTGGTCGAACCTCGGCATGGCCGCCGGACTGCGGCCCGGTACGGCCGAGGGCAAGAAGGTGCTGGTCCACGGCGGATCCGGCGGCGTCGGCTCCTTCGCGGTGCAGATGCTCCACGCGCTCGGCTGCGAGGTGGCCGTGACGGCCGGGTCGGCGGAGAAGCTCGAGTACTGCCGCGAGCTGGGCGCCTCGAAGCTGATCAACTACCGCGAGCAGGACTTCGCCGAGGAGCTCAAGGGCTGGGCGGACGTCATCCTCGACATCATGGGGGCGAAGTACCTCAAGGGCAACATCCGGGCGCTCGCGCCGGACGGGCAGCTGGTGATCATCGGCATGCAGGGCGGCACGAAGGCGGAGATCAACCTGGCGCCGCTGCTGCCGAAGCGCCTCTCGATCCACGGCACGACGCTGCGCGCCCGCCCGGTGGAGGGCAAGGCGGAGATCGTGGCCGACGCGGTGGAGAACGTGTGGCCGCTGATCGCGGACGGGTCGATCACCCACCGCGTGCACGAGACCTTCCCGCTGGCCGAGGCCGCCCAGGCCCACGCCGCCCTCGACTCCGGCGAGGTGACGGGCAAGCTCGCGCTGCGCGTCACGGACTGA
- a CDS encoding MDR family oxidoreductase, protein MSHSPASPAHAVVVRELKQPAELTEVDLDAVEVADGDLLIDVAYSSLNYKDAMALAGDPGIVRTTPLIPGIDAVGTVVEAPGGGFRPGQTVVVNGAGLGERRDGGYVARTSVPATSAIVVPDRFDARQAAAVGTAGFTAALCVQALIDHGVTAGDAPVLVTGATGGVGSIALHLLDALGLDTVALTGRVDEHGDYLRGLGAGEILDRADFADQGKPLQKARFAGVVDTVGSHTLVNALAQLKWGGVAAACGMAQGPDLPGSVLPFILRGVTLVGANSVDAPAELRERAWALLARHLDTEILESLTEEIGLDEVIDAGGELLAGRRHGRTVVRVAD, encoded by the coding sequence ATGAGCCACTCCCCCGCCTCCCCCGCCCATGCCGTCGTCGTCCGCGAGCTCAAGCAGCCCGCGGAGCTGACCGAGGTCGACCTGGACGCCGTCGAGGTCGCCGACGGTGACCTGCTCATCGACGTCGCCTACTCCTCCCTGAACTACAAGGACGCCATGGCGCTGGCCGGCGACCCCGGCATCGTGCGCACCACCCCGCTGATCCCCGGCATCGACGCCGTGGGCACGGTCGTCGAGGCCCCCGGCGGCGGGTTCCGCCCCGGCCAGACCGTCGTCGTCAACGGTGCGGGCCTCGGCGAGCGCCGCGACGGCGGCTATGTCGCACGCACGTCGGTGCCCGCGACGTCGGCAATCGTGGTGCCGGACCGCTTCGACGCGCGCCAGGCGGCCGCGGTCGGCACGGCCGGGTTCACCGCCGCGCTGTGCGTGCAGGCGCTCATCGATCACGGGGTGACCGCCGGCGACGCGCCGGTGCTGGTCACGGGCGCGACCGGCGGCGTGGGCAGCATCGCGCTGCACCTGCTGGACGCGCTCGGCCTCGACACGGTGGCGCTGACCGGGCGCGTCGACGAGCACGGCGACTACCTGCGCGGGCTCGGCGCCGGCGAGATCCTCGACCGCGCCGACTTCGCCGACCAGGGCAAGCCGCTGCAGAAGGCGCGCTTCGCCGGGGTGGTCGACACCGTCGGCTCGCACACGCTGGTCAACGCGCTCGCGCAGCTCAAATGGGGCGGCGTCGCGGCGGCCTGCGGCATGGCGCAGGGCCCGGACCTGCCCGGCTCGGTGCTGCCGTTCATCCTGCGCGGCGTCACACTGGTGGGCGCGAACTCGGTCGACGCCCCGGCCGAGCTGCGCGAGCGTGCCTGGGCGCTGCTGGCCCGGCACCTGGACACGGAGATCCTCGAGTCGCTGACCGAGGAGATCGGCCTGGACGAGGTCATCGACGCAGGCGGAGAGCTGCTGGCCGGCCGGCGCCACGGGCGCACGGTGGTGCGCGTCGCCGATTGA
- a CDS encoding histidinol-phosphate transaminase, with the protein MIRPDLDTLPSYAPGRKLADALKLSSNEVTFPPLKAAVDAMAEAAAGANRYPAMPPAELTAALADHLGLSPEQVTVGCGSSALCLQLLQATTREGDEVIYPWRSFEAYPIFVQVVGAKCVPVELTGTGHLDLDAMAAAVTERTSAIFVCNPNNPSGQTITRAEFAEFMDKIPERVTVALDEAYFEFNRAEDTPVATEEIASRPNVVGLRTFSKAYGLAGARVGYAFGEPGIIDAMTKVGIPFAVSAPAQAGALASLNAVDALMERVEEIVADRDRVSEALGTEPTQANFVWLPTPDGDADYPQRVSEALAEAGVVVRAFPEGVRVTVSTPEENDRLLEAWRTAGL; encoded by the coding sequence ATGATCCGCCCTGACCTGGACACGCTGCCCTCCTACGCCCCCGGCCGCAAGCTCGCCGACGCCCTGAAGCTCTCGTCCAACGAGGTGACCTTCCCGCCGCTGAAGGCCGCCGTCGACGCGATGGCCGAGGCCGCCGCCGGCGCCAACCGCTACCCCGCCATGCCCCCCGCCGAGCTGACCGCCGCGCTCGCCGACCACCTGGGTCTTTCCCCGGAGCAGGTCACCGTCGGCTGCGGCTCCTCCGCGCTGTGCCTGCAGCTGCTGCAGGCGACCACCCGCGAGGGCGACGAGGTGATCTACCCGTGGCGCAGCTTCGAGGCCTACCCGATCTTCGTGCAGGTCGTCGGCGCCAAGTGCGTGCCGGTCGAGCTGACCGGGACCGGGCACCTGGACCTCGACGCGATGGCCGCCGCCGTCACCGAGCGCACCAGCGCGATCTTCGTGTGCAACCCGAACAACCCGTCGGGCCAGACGATCACGCGCGCCGAGTTCGCCGAGTTCATGGACAAGATCCCGGAGCGGGTCACCGTGGCCCTCGACGAGGCGTACTTCGAGTTCAACCGCGCCGAGGACACCCCGGTGGCCACCGAGGAGATCGCGTCGCGGCCGAACGTGGTGGGCCTGCGCACCTTCTCCAAAGCCTACGGCCTGGCCGGCGCGCGCGTGGGCTACGCCTTCGGCGAGCCGGGCATCATCGACGCGATGACCAAGGTCGGCATCCCCTTCGCGGTCTCCGCCCCGGCGCAGGCCGGCGCGCTGGCCTCGCTGAACGCGGTGGACGCCCTGATGGAGCGCGTCGAAGAGATCGTCGCCGACCGCGACCGGGTCTCCGAGGCGCTGGGCACCGAGCCGACCCAGGCGAACTTCGTCTGGCTGCCCACCCCGGACGGCGACGCGGACTACCCGCAGCGGGTCTCCGAGGCGCTGGCCGAGGCCGGCGTGGTGGTCCGCGCCTTCCCCGAGGGCGTGCGCGTCACCGTGAGCACGCCCGAGGAGAACGACCGGCTGCTCGAGGCCTGGCGCACCGCGGGGCTGTAA
- the mgtE gene encoding magnesium transporter, giving the protein MGATETWDLDGLKRILRADNLRPEQAHELAARLAEPPIQDVVALVERSDPTRAALVLRLLSRRRSIEVFDALDPRHQADLIGALQNRDIYEFFDELDPDDRVSLLDELPAEIAEALLRQLDPGESHVTEVVMGYPKGSVGRRMSPEVATIYSTMTAAQALEKLRRSAEDVETIYAVPVVAHDRKLEGFCSFTEIFTADDDTRLAEIMNPPVYCRAHDDAEDTARWFLPLDYLALPVVDDTDRLVGLLTWDDAQDIVEEEDSEDSARSGGSEPLQQPYLSTPVAKLVRSRVVWLLVLAVSAILTVQVLDVFEETLSKVVTLSLFIPLLTGTGGNTGNQAATTVTRALALGDVRKRDILQVMWRELRVGLMMGALLGAIGFCLAALVYGVPIGAVIGCTLLAVCTMSATVGGAMPIVAKSVGADPAVFSNPFISTFCDATGLIIYFLIAISVLGL; this is encoded by the coding sequence GTGGGCGCCACCGAAACCTGGGATCTCGACGGACTCAAGCGCATCCTGCGCGCCGACAACCTGCGCCCCGAGCAGGCCCACGAGCTGGCCGCCCGGCTCGCCGAACCCCCGATCCAGGACGTCGTCGCGCTCGTCGAGCGCAGCGACCCCACCCGCGCGGCCCTGGTGCTGCGGCTGCTCAGCCGGCGCCGCTCCATCGAGGTCTTCGACGCGCTCGACCCGCGCCACCAGGCCGATCTGATCGGCGCGCTGCAGAACCGCGACATCTACGAGTTCTTCGACGAGCTCGACCCGGACGACCGCGTCTCGCTGCTCGACGAGCTGCCCGCCGAGATCGCCGAGGCCCTGCTGCGCCAGCTCGACCCCGGCGAATCACACGTCACCGAGGTCGTCATGGGCTACCCGAAGGGCTCGGTCGGCCGCCGCATGAGCCCGGAGGTCGCCACGATCTACTCGACGATGACGGCCGCGCAGGCGCTGGAGAAGCTGCGCCGCTCCGCCGAGGACGTCGAGACGATCTACGCGGTGCCCGTCGTCGCCCACGACCGCAAGCTCGAGGGCTTCTGCTCCTTCACCGAGATCTTCACCGCCGACGACGACACGCGCCTGGCCGAGATCATGAACCCGCCGGTGTACTGCCGCGCGCACGACGACGCCGAGGACACCGCCCGCTGGTTCCTGCCGCTCGACTACCTCGCCCTGCCCGTCGTCGACGACACCGACCGCCTCGTGGGGCTTCTGACCTGGGACGACGCCCAGGACATCGTCGAGGAGGAGGACAGCGAGGACTCCGCGCGCTCCGGTGGTTCCGAGCCGCTGCAGCAGCCCTACCTGTCCACCCCGGTGGCCAAGCTGGTGCGCTCGCGCGTGGTGTGGCTGCTGGTGCTGGCGGTCTCGGCGATCCTGACGGTGCAGGTCCTCGACGTCTTCGAGGAGACGCTGTCGAAGGTGGTCACGCTCTCGCTGTTCATCCCGCTGCTGACGGGCACCGGCGGCAACACGGGCAACCAGGCGGCCACGACGGTCACCCGCGCGCTGGCGCTCGGCGACGTGCGCAAGCGCGACATCCTGCAGGTCATGTGGCGCGAGCTGCGCGTGGGCCTGATGATGGGCGCGCTGCTCGGCGCGATCGGCTTCTGCCTGGCCGCGCTCGTCTACGGCGTGCCGATCGGCGCCGTGATCGGTTGCACCCTGCTGGCCGTGTGCACGATGTCGGCGACTGTCGGCGGCGCGATGCCGATCGTCGCCAAGTCCGTCGGCGCCGACCCCGCGGTCTTCTCCAACCCGTTCATCTCCACCTTCTGCGACGCCACCGGCCTGATCATCTACTTCCTCATCGCCATCTCCGTGCTCGGCCTCTGA
- a CDS encoding SLC13 family permease: protein MTTPKVQESSSHAVGEDSRTPDFKDIRRRVTGLIVGLLLAVVIYLIFPDGAAERINEAYAEDGVEYTGSAMRITAAVAVLMGAWWMTEAIPLAATALVPLVAFPLLQVIEFGEISSSYAEPTIFLFMGGFILALGMQRWNLHRRLALTVVLAVGTQPKRLVLGFMLATGFLSMWVSNTATAVVMLPIGMSVLQLTAETVGGMRKQRNFATALMLAIAYSASIGSVGTIIGTPPNALLVAYMSNNHGIEIGFGQWMLVGVPIAVVFLIVAWLVLVTVFKPEMKEIPGGKELIREELKKLGKMHQPEAVTAVVFAGAALCWIFVPILIDNFGWSVTIADAAIGLAASLLLFILPSGYKPGVKLMDWKTANDLPWDVLLLFGGGLALSKMFSESGLSLWIGDLAQGLKVLPVILLVAAVAALVLILTEFTSNTATAATFLPILAGVAVGIGLTSGGNEQNVLLLTIPVALAATCAFMLPVATPPNAIAFGSGYVSIGNMIKGGIWLNLIAVVLITITVYFIAIPVFGIVL from the coding sequence ATGACCACACCCAAGGTCCAAGAGAGTTCGTCGCACGCCGTAGGCGAGGACTCCCGCACCCCAGACTTCAAGGACATCCGCCGGCGGGTGACCGGCCTGATCGTCGGCCTGCTGCTGGCCGTCGTCATCTACCTGATCTTCCCGGACGGCGCGGCGGAGCGCATCAACGAGGCCTACGCCGAGGACGGCGTCGAGTACACCGGCAGCGCGATGCGCATCACCGCCGCCGTCGCCGTGCTCATGGGCGCCTGGTGGATGACCGAGGCGATCCCGCTGGCCGCCACCGCCCTGGTGCCGCTGGTCGCGTTCCCGCTGCTGCAGGTCATCGAGTTCGGCGAGATCTCCTCCTCCTACGCCGAACCCACGATCTTCCTGTTCATGGGCGGCTTCATCCTCGCGCTCGGCATGCAGCGCTGGAACCTGCACCGCCGGCTCGCGCTGACCGTCGTGCTCGCCGTGGGCACCCAGCCCAAGCGCCTCGTCCTCGGCTTCATGCTGGCCACCGGCTTCCTGTCGATGTGGGTCTCCAACACCGCGACCGCCGTGGTCATGCTGCCGATCGGCATGTCCGTGCTGCAGCTGACCGCCGAGACCGTCGGCGGCATGCGCAAGCAGCGCAACTTCGCCACGGCCCTGATGCTCGCGATCGCCTACTCGGCCTCGATCGGCTCGGTCGGCACCATCATCGGCACCCCGCCGAACGCCCTGCTCGTCGCCTACATGTCCAACAACCACGGCATCGAGATCGGCTTCGGCCAGTGGATGCTCGTCGGCGTGCCGATCGCCGTGGTCTTCCTGATCGTCGCGTGGCTGGTGCTGGTCACCGTGTTCAAACCCGAGATGAAGGAGATCCCCGGCGGCAAGGAGCTGATCCGTGAGGAGCTCAAGAAGCTCGGCAAGATGCACCAGCCCGAGGCTGTCACCGCTGTCGTCTTCGCCGGTGCCGCGCTGTGCTGGATCTTCGTGCCGATCCTCATCGACAACTTCGGCTGGTCCGTCACCATCGCCGACGCCGCGATCGGCCTGGCCGCCTCGCTGCTGCTGTTCATCCTGCCCTCCGGTTACAAGCCCGGCGTGAAGCTGATGGACTGGAAGACCGCCAACGACCTGCCGTGGGACGTGCTGCTGCTCTTCGGCGGCGGCCTGGCGCTGTCCAAGATGTTCTCCGAGTCCGGCCTCTCGCTGTGGATCGGTGACCTGGCCCAGGGCCTGAAGGTCCTGCCGGTGATCCTGCTGGTCGCCGCCGTGGCCGCGCTGGTGCTGATCCTCACCGAGTTCACCTCGAACACCGCGACCGCCGCGACCTTCCTGCCGATCCTCGCCGGCGTGGCCGTGGGCATCGGGCTGACCTCGGGCGGCAACGAGCAGAACGTGCTGCTGCTGACCATCCCGGTCGCCCTGGCCGCCACCTGCGCGTTCATGCTGCCGGTGGCCACCCCGCCGAACGCGATCGCCTTCGGCTCCGGCTACGTCAGTATCGGCAACATGATCAAGGGCGGCATCTGGCTGAACCTGATCGCCGTCGTGCTGATTACCATCACGGTCTACTTCATCGCGATCCCGGTCTTCGGCATCGTGTTGTGA